The Rhinolophus sinicus isolate RSC01 linkage group LG13, ASM3656204v1, whole genome shotgun sequence sequence TCCTCATCTAGCCTTGAGGGCCCTTGAGCTTACTATTCTTGAATTGATCTCCCAGAGTACACTCTGCCCTTCTCTCTGTGTTCTCACTGCCCTTGAGTGATTTAAAGGATTCATCAGTCGACTCCCTCCCCTacttaaatgtttgcttttctcaGGATAAAGACAACACTTAGCATGGCACCACCTCgccccccacaccccctgccTCATTTACCCACACGTTCTCTGCTCAGAACTTGACGGTTTCTCTCGGTTCCTTTTACTCCCCACTCTGGACCCTCCTTaggacctttgcacctgctgGTCCCTCTTCCTGGGCTGCAACTCCTCTCCCCTCTTGCCCTCACTGACTCCTCATTCTTCAGATCCTAGAGTCAGCTCTTGTCAGGTCAATGTTTGACCCTTGTTTtaatgaagtaggaatatttttctgtgagtctccaaagatgtaaatgatgttggatctgctagcagtgTCGGGGTGCGGgacgggatcgtgtctcgtgaagccaaagaatggacaccCAGACAGGGAGGGGCCAAAACTTGTAAAGGAAGAGAGTTTATtagaagcaggagaagaggttgcagctcccgagtgggaaggggtcccgaatgggggggggggaggcgtgactgaggcaaaagctcttacttctgtaccttcccttgcctgtttggggaagggggctggagccttctaattgaattcatctgtcaggtttgtcctgtttgctcatcctgaagggattaacaaaccaaaccattcctatctatcagatctgctcctttgtctggccagaagggatttgagatgaTCTATTAACCTCAAGATGTATTCTCATATCTCTGTTCTGGAGTGAGGGAGACAtcccaggacctggagtttcacgatatggctgcttttttgtttactccaccagggacccccctgtctacctagcactCATACTAACTTACCTGTCTcattatgattatattttcctCTCCCATTAGATCATAAACTCTATGAGGGCAGTAAGGAAATCTGTTTTTTCCCCAGTATTATATCCCCAgatccagcacatagtaggcactcgctccctcattcatttcttcacatGTTCACtcccaaaaaatatttactgagcacctactatatgtcaggccCCAGAATGGGGCCTGAAGATGAGCACGCCAGATGTAGACACCACTCTCTGGTAGCTTCcactgggagggggcaggggaggggtcaTAATAAACAAGCATATAAATGTTAGGTGGTGATAACagcaataaaggaaaagaaaagtaggTTAAGGTGACAAATGTGATGGGCATTCTTTTATGTAgggtgatcagggaaggcctGTCTGAGGAAGTGGTATAGAGATGCAGTAAAGGCCTGAATCAAGTGAGGCAGCAGCCCCCAGGACGTGGAGGCTAGAGGCCTGGGGTTGAATGAGCATTGGCTGTGAGCTTCTTCCCTTCCCTCGTTCAGATTTGCATGCCCAGTGGGTGAATGCCTTTGGAATGGCTGGGCCTGCGCTTATGGTAGCTCTCTGTGTTTGTGCAGCCTCCGAGAGAAGCTTCAGGCCATTCTGCAGGCCACGTACACCCATTCTTCCAACCTGGCCTGCTTCGTGTTCACCTACAAAGGGCTTTGCGCCCTGCAGTCCCACGCGCAGGGTGAGACCTACCAGATGCACTCATTCCTGGCTGCCTTCATCGGAGGTTGGCTGGTATTTAGAGATAACAATAACATCAACAGCCAGGTAAAGATCCTCTCCAGGGATGCGGGTGGGGGGCTGGCTGGGGCCGGTGGATGTGGTTCAGGTATGAGTTGGGGTGGGGGTCGAAGATGAGCTCTTGGTTTCCTTCTAAGTCTTAGGGTCTGTGACTCACCAGtcctgtgaccttgggtaggtcACTTCCCCGTTTCCCCATCGGTAAACCAAGCAGCTTGTTGGAATTTCATGATTCTCGAAATCAATGTATGTGCTGCTCTCTGGgtcagagacttttttttttcatgaactgCTCTgcagtgaaataagaaaaaagaaaaacgatCCTGGAGTATGATtttcttaaaactaaatttattatgCTCAAAGAATTGTCTGTTATTCTGTAACTTGCCCTTTTTCTGGGTtcaaattgttgttgtttttttaaatgttatctttttttttttatttggggaaggggaacaggactttattggggaacagtgtgtacttgcaggcctttttccaaatcaagttgttgtcctttcaatcttagttgtggagggcgtagctcagctccaggtccaattgccgttgttagttgcagggggtgcagcccaccaccccttgcaggagttgaaccagcaaccttgtggttgagagcccacgctccaaccaactgagccatctggcactggcccatgtgggaatcgaacggcagccttcggtgttaggagcacggagctccaaccgcctgagccaccgggccggcccgttttgttgtttttaatggaaCCAAATGCTAGTTGTTATTGTAAAGTCCTTATTTACCATGAAAATTAACAGCCCCTCTGTTTGCCTCCCtcaaatttattaaatactggggggcgccaaaaaaaatgtatacatgttttagggtggccagttagctcagttggttagagctcagtgctcttaacaacaaggttgccagttcgatccccacatgggctactgtgagctgtgccctccacaactagattgaaacaactacttgacttggagctgatggatcctggaaaaaacacacttaaataaataaaatgttaaaaaaaaaaatgtatatacgtttTAAGAGATGtgatctatgctcaagcagtagatcgccgtaatcagaagtatctggacgctgatggtaaccactttgagcacctcttataattgcagaagtcaaacgtgacttgtattcatcctttgttattggtatatattattacaattaatacagttttttcctttcttaaaatgtgtatacattttttggcaccctctgtatttttaaattataaaaatagttttatttttgcattttttaaaatgcagattaagCACCCTCTAGGTACCTGGCATACTTCCAGGTATTATACTTGGGATACATCAtggtaaaaatagaaaataaattaaaaagaaagttccCGTCCCCCTCCAATTGTCAAGACACTGTCCAAGGACAGTCACTTTAACTGTGTCTTGTGTAGACCTTCAGAAATTGTCTGTGCTCGCGTCAGTGTACATATCAGGAGTTTTCCACCAGTGAGATCATGCTGCactttttttcacagaactgtgTTATCTTGGAGACCTCTCTTGTGAGTCCCTCATCCTTTTTGACATTAGAGCTCTCCGCTGCTGGATGGATGGACCAGGCTTGATTTCACCTCTGCAGGGACATTTAGGGAGTCTAGCCTTTTGCCATTACACACATGCAGTCTATATCTTTGTTTGGACGTCTTCTTGTACATGTGTCTGTCCATCCGAAAGTTCCAAGGCATGGAACTGTGGAATCTGTGGATATGAGCATTttgtattttgagaaaatttcacccgttttatttttgttagaaatTCCACTGGTCTATGAACTTCCAAAGGTTAGGAATCCTGGTCATACCATCTCCTtcaccctcccttcctttccctgacCCCTGGCAACAACTATTCTGacctccatttctaaaattttgtcatttcaaaaatgttattagaTAGGTAGAGTCATTACAATATGTAATCTTTgaggattggcttttttcactcagcataatgctcaGGAGATTCGTCCAAGTTGTGTGTgtcaatagttcatttctttttattgctgagtgctGTTCCATCTCATGGATATACCagtttgtttaaacattcaccccTGAAGGACATCTGACTTGTTTCTAGCTTTTGGCTATTAGGAATACAGCTGCTAAGAACATTCTTGTGCAAGTTTTTAAGTGAACATCAGTTCATTCCTTTGGGATAAATGGCCAAGAGTGCAATTGCAGGACCAAATGGTACatgcatatttagttttataagaaactggccaactattttccagagtaattgtattattttacattaccaTCAGGAATATACaggtgatccagtttctccacatcctagccagTATTTggtttatcacattttattttttaattttatccattttgataAGTGTGTAGCgccatctcattgtggttttaatttgcattttttgatggctaatgatgttgaacatcttttcatgtgcttattttccatttgtataacctcttcagtgaaatatctgttcatgtcttttgcccattttctaactggatttttttttactattagttttgagattttaaaaagtatattccaGATACTaacctttgtcagatatgtgtttgtaaatattttctaccagtCGATAGCTTTACTTTTCGTCCTCTTCACAACcgaaaaatttttaattttgatgagatccaatttatctatttttttcttttatggatgtATTTTTTGGTGTCAAGTTACCTTTTAGTCTTGAACCATGTACGAGTAAATatactcatttaaaaacatttttaatgaaaaagaataataaattaaaaatgtaaactagtAATATTAAAATACCTGCTATATACTATTTCAAATCATCTTGCACACcagctttgaaaaacactgatccAGTAGGGTGAcatgggggtgggaagaaggtTCCCAGTGGCTGTGCCCGCCTTTAATCCCCTGTCACTCCCTCCCTGCAGATCAGCATGTACCTGTTGTCTCGTGTCCTGTTTGCCCTGTGCCGCCTGGGCGTGGAGAAGGGCTACATTCCCAAACCCAAGTGGGACCCATTCCCGTGGGTCTCTGCGACGGTGTGGGGGCTGGTGCTGTGGCTCTTTGAGTACCACCGGCCCACACTGCAGCCTTCGCTGCAGTCCTCTATGACCTACCTGTACGAGGACAGCAATGTGTGGCACGACATCTCAGACTTCCTCATCTACAACAAGAGCCCTGCCTCGAAGTAATGTGACCCTGAGAGACTTATGGATGCTTTTACACCCAAGTAGTCTCCAGGCGATATCCAGCTGTGACTCAAGATTGGCTCCACCGGTGAAACCTTCCAGAGGATCCTGCCTTCTCAAGATCATGGCTCTCAAACTCCAACTTTTATTATCCCAGGGTTCCATTTTCCGAAGCAAAAGCACTGACTTTCAAATCCCATTAGGTACTCGTGAATGGTGGAACAAATGGCCGAATCAGGTTGAGAAGCCTTGGGCGTGGTTCTAGCTATGCTGCTGACTTCTGTGACATCAGGAAAAGTCACCCCTTCTGGGCCTCAAGGGTCATCAAGCTTAAAGGAGGGCCCTGAAAGTGGGTATGTTCTTCGACTGTTCTTATGTAATAGAGGGTTTCTTGCTGCTGGGCAGTGGATTTGCAAATAcgtttttacaaaatattaagtTCCTTGTCTCAGGTATTCTATTGGAGAAGCTCCAGAGTTCTACTGTCCAATAGAAACACAATGACAGTCAtatatgtaattgaaatttttctagtaaccacattaaaaaaaaaagtggaaagaaccAGATGAAATTAaccttaattatttattttagcccaaatttctaaaatattattatttcaacatgtaattaatataaaaattaatgaactagtttacattcttttttcttgtattaAGTCATCAAAATCAAGTGTGTTGTACATTTACAACACATTTCGGGTGCTTCGTAAATAGCCACCTGTGGTTAGTGGTGATTATATTGCACTATGCAGATATAGAACAATCACAGAAAATTCTAGTGGACAGTGCAGATATAGAGCTAGAGGACATGGGTTTGAGTTCCCACTCCACCACCGTGTAACTTTGAGGAAGGTTCttgacctctcagagcctcagtttcttgtaaaatgaggataatcgTAATACTACCTGGTGTCCACACTGGACTTGTGTACCTACAGCTTTTGCTACTACGATTAATCACATGCATTTAGTGAGCTCCTACTTCCTCCTGGGTGCTTTgcactaattattttttaatccatacAGTGATTACCTTGCAGGTCTGTATTTTGATCCTTGTTTTATAGACgtagaaactgaggatcagagatgggaagtaacttgcccagggtaaCACAGTGTGGTAGTCCTATCAGGGTTTGAACCCAAATCAAAGCCCATGTGTTTTTCAGTGCCTTACTTTAAATTTAGAAACCTAAGCTAAACTATGCAAATGTTAGCTAGTTATAGGGTCTGttccgggggtggggtgggggctacaaactcaaatgcctacaTGAGCCTGGCAAGTGGCATAAATGATAATGTTCTGGGTTCTCCGCACGATATGCTGTAGGGAGTGATGGGGGCGTGATGAACTGGAGACATGTGccaatctgatttttttaaactaccaTGCTGGACAAATTAAACAGGTCTTCAGGAAGACTTGGTCCATGGCTCATCAACTGGAGAGCCTTGATCTAATAGGAATACTTCAGTCTCTTTTTATATTGTAGAAGTTACTAGTAGAAATGTGCACGTGAGTCACTGGATATCTTattcaaatgcagattctgattcagtgggtttGGGGTGTGACCTGAAAGTTCTGCGTTTCTCACAGACTCCCAAGTGACGCTGCTGCCTCTGGTCTGAGTCACACCTTGAGTAACAAGGTAGTAGGGGATGACATGGGGCCAACCCGTATCCCAtgtgacaaatgaggaaactgagttaaaCAGAGCTGTTAGGTAATCGAGATAGGATTAGGGCTGATTGTAACAGCCGTGTTCTCAGCCACGATGTTGTACTGCAAGCTTGGTGATCTTGAAGGTCCCTTAGTTGACTCTGTGGAGGCTGAATGAGATCCCAGgcttctggggaggggagagggtggcCATCAGCAAGCAGGTTTTATAATAGATGCTGGGGTTACCCTGCCCATACCCCATCGAGTTTACCACTTCAGTGTACACCAGCCAGCTTTTCCAACTGCCACCCCTGTATCTTTCTGCCTGAGGGCCCTCACTTGCCGGTGGCACCTGCAGTGCTGGAGGATTAACATCCCGGGGGCCAATGACTGATGAATAGTCCCACTCCCACATCCCTGGCCCAGGTATGACTGGGTGGACTAACCGAGGCGCATGCTCCACTCTGGCTCCTGGCTCAGCAGGACTGAGCTGCGGTGCCTACAGTGGTCATTTGCTTGGTAACACCCGCTTCCCTGTCTCCCGTCCTCATGCCCCTACCAGTGCTTCTTGGGACCACTTCCCATATAGATCACTTGTACTCAAATCCTTGTCTTGGGGTCTGCTATTGAGGGAACCCAAACTAAAATTGGCCTCTGGTGCAGCAGATTGAGAGGCAGTGTAATGTGGTGGTTGGGGATGTAGGCTTTGGATCCAGTGCCTGGGCTCAGCCTTGGTTCCTCTGTttccttgggcaagtgacttaaccatTCTGTGCTTGTGTAAAGCAGGCACAATAGCACATAACTTATAGGGTAGCCTGGAAGAGTGATACGACACACataaagtaaacaaatgaataaatgcttGCTGGGTTTCTTTACCCCCTTCCGCCTCTCCCgcctctggttcaagccgttgtttctcagtctagttgtgtaggacacagctccctggcccatgctggtgttatgagccttgcactccacCCGCTAAGGCAGTCGGTCGCCGATCggtcgctcacagcagctcttgccggctgcagGCCATTCACGCTGGACTCCAGCCACTCACTGCAGCTCActgcagcccatggcagctcacgccaacctccagctgctcccagcagcccagttccagggagagcctTTGTTCacgatcttagctgtagagggtgcagctcactggcctatgtgggaatcgaaccgacctcggcgttaggagcacggcgctcccaccacctgagccaccagtctGGCCCGCTGTTATTTCTAATAGCTTCCAAACATAGAAGAAAGCATGGTCCTCAGAACTGAGTACACCCTGCTTTTAGTCTGTCCTACCCTCCAGCTGAAGGTAAAAAGAAACCTTGGCTGCCTGTCTTCCCCACGTCCCCCCACTGCTGCCAGGGGTTGGCCGGCTCCACCACCGACTGTCTCTGCTCTCTAAGAATAGGTTTCCCTCACAGATGGTATCTCTCTGGAACCTGCCAGAGCATCTGGTGCCTCCAACTGCTCACTCCAGGGAGGAAGGCGGTGTGGTCCTTGCTGAGGAGCAGAGTGCTGGCTTCCAGCAGACCTGGGAGGAGTGCCCACTTGGCTCCCTCCTAGCTGAGACTCCATTTCCAAAGATCTATAAAACAGGCATTTGCCAAAGGGcccttggcacacagtaggtgctccataaatgctaCTTTCTGAAACAGCACCATGGTTTAACGTGTTTGTTTATTAAACACCAGCTACATTCCTATGAAGTCTTCTGACATGCAAGACtgtaaacaattttttaatcAATAACACATACATATAGTACAAAACGTGTAACAGGGAAAAATCAGGTTCACTCCTACACACAAGCTGTACCCCTAACCCCCCCTCCCTGGCCGGGGGCACTCACTGTTAGCACTTCCTAATACAGCCTTCCTCAGAGATTTTATGCACAGCCACCTA is a genomic window containing:
- the PXMP4 gene encoding peroxisomal membrane protein 4, with the translated sequence MAAPPQLQALLLVVNTLLRKRRYHAALAVLKGFRNGAVYGAKIRAPHSLVMTFLFRSGSLREKLQAILQATYTHSSNLACFVFTYKGLCALQSHAQGETYQMHSFLAAFIGGWLVFRDNNNINSQISMYLLSRVLFALCRLGVEKGYIPKPKWDPFPWVSATVWGLVLWLFEYHRPTLQPSLQSSMTYLYEDSNVWHDISDFLIYNKSPASK